A genomic stretch from Limanda limanda chromosome 11, fLimLim1.1, whole genome shotgun sequence includes:
- the LOC133014135 gene encoding female protein-like, with translation MIVLLVLAMLTACAAVIEDLSGRMFTFPQQSNTAHVKLNVTQQELSVVTVCHRSFTDLKRSHALFSLATSSNSNDFLIFWDEATKEMMPHIRDLRVEYRGFDYKPNRWHSICTTWDSKSGLVQVWFDGIPSIRKFISSGSNIRGTMMIILGQEQDSHGGGFDIKQSFVGMMSDVHMWNYVLSSCKIKNYVDEYQFTPGNLINWHALDFQIVDKVLIEDKWNSCN, from the exons ATGATCGTTCTGCTTGTGTTGGCGATGCTGACAGCATGTGCTGCAGTTATTGaag aTTTGTCGGGTCGAATGTTCACTTTCCCACAGCAAAGCAACACTGCTCATGTGAAGCTGAACGTAACACAACAGGAATTAAGTGTTGTAACTGTCTGTCACAG GTCCTTTACTGACCTCAAAAGAAGCCACGCCCTCTTCTCTCTGGCCACATCCTCCAACAGCAATGACTTCCTGATTTTTTGGGATGAAGCAACTAAGGAGATGATGCCCCACATCAGGGACTTAAGGGTAGAATATAGAGGGTTCGACTACAAGCCGAACAGATGGCACTCCATTTGTACCACATGGGACTCTAAGTCTGGACTGGTGCAGGTGTGGTTTGATGGAATACCCTCGATTAGGAAGTTCATCAGCTCTGGGTCCAACATCAGAGGAACCATGATGATTATTTTAGGACAG GAGCAGGATTCCCACGGTGGGGGATTTGACATTAAACAGTCTTTCGTTGGCATGATGTCGGACGTCCACATGTGGAACTACGTCCTTTCCTCCTGCAAGATCAAGAACTACGTGGATGAATACCAATTCACTCCAGGGAATCTGATCAACTGGCATGCACTGGACTTCCAGATTGTAGACAAGGTGTTGATTGAGGATAAATGGAATTCATGTAACTGA
- the LOC133014087 gene encoding C-reactive protein-like: MILLLGLVMLTGCAESIEDMSGRMFLFPQQTNTARVKLNIAQQVLSEVTVCHRSFTDLKRDHALFSLATSSNSNGFLIFWDEASKEIEPIIIDKKAEYGAFDYRPNMWHSICTTWDSESGLVQMWFDGIPSTRKSSSSGSSIQGTMMILLGQEQDSHGGGFDIKQSFVGMISDVHMWDNILHSCEIQDYVNENIFTPGNVINWNALDFQIVNNVLIEQKSKSCH, translated from the exons ATGATCCTTCTGCTTGGGTTGGTGATGCTGACAGGATGTGCTGAAAGTATTGAAG ATATGTCGGGTCGGATGTTCCTTTTCCCACAGCAAACCAACACTGCTCGTGTGAAGCTGAACATAGCACAACAGGTTTTAAGTGAAGTTACTGTCTGTCACAG GTCCTTTACTGACCTCAAAAGAGACCACGCCCTCTTCTCTCTGGCCACATCCTCCAACAGCAATGGCTTCCTGATTTTTTGGGATGAAGCAAGTAAGGAGATTGAGCCAATCATCATTGATAAAAAGGCAGAATATGGAGCGTTCGACTACAGGCCGAACATGTGGCACTCAATTTGTACCACATGGGACTCTGAGTCTGGACTGGTGCAGATGTGGTTTGATGGAATACCCTCGACCAGGAAGTCCAGCAGCTCAGGATCCAGCATCCAAGGGACCATGATGATTCTTTTAGGACAG GAGCAGGATTCCCACGGTGGGGGATTTGACATTAAACAGTCTTTCGTTGGCATGATATCGGACGTCCACATGTGGGACAACATCCTCCACTCCTGCGAGATCCAGGACTACGTGAATGAAAACATCTTCACTCCAGGGAATGTGATCAACTGGAATGCACTGGACTTCCAGATTGTAAACAATGTGTTGATTGAGCAAAAATCTAAGTCATGTCACTGA
- the LOC133014110 gene encoding female protein-like, whose product MILLLGLVMLTGCAESIEDMSGRMFLFPQQTNTAHVKLNIAQQDLSEVTLCHRSFTDLKRDHALFSLATSSNSNGLLIFWDETNKEMEPHIRDKKAEYGGFDYRPNMWHSICTTWDSKSGLVQMWFDGIPSIRKSSSSGSSIQGTMMIILGQEQDSHGGGFDIKQSFVGMISDVHMWDNILHSCEIQNYVNENNFTPGNVINWNALDFQIVNNVLIEQKSKSCH is encoded by the exons ATGATCCTTCTGCTTGGGTTGGTGATGCTGACAGGATGTGCTGAAAGTATTGAAg ATATGTCGGGTCGGATGTTCCTTTTCCCACAGCAAACCAACACTGCTCATGTGAAGCTGAACATAGCACAACAGGATTTAAGTGAAGTTACTCTCTGTCACAG GTCCTTTACTGACCTCAAAAGAGACCACGCCCTCTTCTCTCTGGCCACATCTTCCAACAGCAATGGCTTACTGATTTTTTGGGATGAAACAAATAAGGAGATGGAGCCTCACATCAGGGATAAAAAGGCAGAATATGGAGGGTTCGACTACAGGCCGAACATGTGGCACTCAATTTGTACCACATGGGACTCTAAGTCTGGACTGGTGCAGATGTGGTTTGATGGAATACCCTCGATTAGGAAGTCCAGCAGCTCTGGGTCCAGCATCCAAGGGACCATGATGATTATTTTAGGACAG GAGCAGGATTCCCACGGTGGGGGATTTGACATTAAACAATCTTTCGTTGGCATGATATCGGACGTCCACATGTGGGACAACATCCTCCACTCCTGCGAGATCCAGAACTACGTGAATGAAAACAACTTCACTCCAGGGAATGTAATCAACTGGAATGCACTGGACTTCCAGATTGTAAACAATGTGTTGATTGAGCAAAAATCTAAGTCATGTCACTGA
- the LOC133014468 gene encoding metalloreductase STEAP4-like has product MSKEVKPESVSLHPLGTAAAPESELLCIYGTGDLGRSLGLRLLQSGYRVVYGSRRPNSCGPLPQGAQVMSHAAASQSAGLVFICIHRENYEFLEALAPQLKGKVLVDVSNNLKKNLYPEANAEYLQRLVPGAHVVKGFNTLSAWALQNGPTDANRQVYLCGNSAEAKQAVAEAATKLGFSVLDRGSLSAARELEDFPLQLFPEWRLPLRVAVGLTAFFFFYLLLRDVVYRYLDEGKDVSFRIMVSLANKVFPIVSLIMLALCYLPGVIAAVLQLYRGTKYKRFPNWLDRWMLCRKQLGLLALGFAFLHVLYTLVIPIRYYVRFRIGEGIISKIKENKTNEFDTTSAWRSDSYYSVGILGFAVYLLLGITSLPSVTNALSWREFNFVQSKLGYLTVFLCTLHTYLYGWNRFLKPSTYKWYTPPGYMLSLVLPSVVLVLKLLLLLPCVDRTLTRIRQGWERTDLEDDNKKPLLT; this is encoded by the exons ATGTCAAAGGAAGTGAAGCCAGAGAGTGTGTCGCTGCATCCTCTCGGCACAGCAGCTGCCCCAGAGTCTGAGCTGTTGTGTATCTATGGGACGGGGGACCTGGGTCGCTCACTGGGACTGCGTCTGCTCCAGTCTGGCTACAGGGTGGTCTACGGCAGCCGCAGACCAAACAGCTGTGGCCCCTTGCCTCAGGGAGCTCAG GTGATGAGCCATGCGGCAGCGTCTCAGTCAGCTGGTCTggtgtttatttgtattcacaGAGAAAACTATGAATTCCTCGAGGCTCTCGCACCTCAGCTCAAGGGGAAG GTGCTGGTGGACGTCAGCAACAACCTCAAGAAGAATCTATATCCGGAGGCCAATGCTGAGTACCTGCAGAG gctGGTCCCTGGAGCTCATGTGGTGAAAGGTTTTAACACTTTGTCTGCCTGGGCTCTGCAGAACGGACCGACAGATGCCAACAGACAG GTTTACCTGTGTGGAAACAGTGCTGAGGCAAAGCAGGCAGTGGCAGAGGCAGCCACCAAATTGGGCTTCTCAGTTCTGGATAGAGGGTCCCTGTCTGCAGCAAGAGAACTGGAGGACTTCCCCCTGCAGCTGTTCCCTGAGTGGAGGCTGCCTCTCCGCGTGGCCGTCGGCCTCactgccttcttcttcttctacctgcTCCTAAGAGATGTCGTCTACAGGTACCTTGATGAGGGGAAAGACGTCTCTTTTCGAATCATGGTGTCCCTGGCCAACAAG GTGTTTCCAATTGTGTCACTCATCATGTTGGCTTTGTGCTACCTGCCTGGAGTCATCGCTGCCGTCCTTCAGCTCTACAGAGGAACCAAATACAA GCGTTTCCCTAACTGGCTGGATCGCTGGATGCTGTGCAGAAAACAGCTGGGACTACTGGCACTTGGCTTCGCCTTTCTACATGTGCTCTACACCCTCGTCATCCCCATTAG ATATTATGTGAGATTCAGGATTGGTGAAGGTATCATCTCAAAG ATCAAAGAGAACAAAACGAACGAGTTTGACACCACCTCAGCCTGGCGTTCGGACTCCTACTACTCTGTGGGGATCCTGGGATTCGCAGTTTATCTCCTGCTGGGAATAACGTCTTTGCCCTCTGTCACCAATGCTCTCAGCTGGAGGGAGTTCAACTTCGTACAG TCGAAGCTAGGCTACCTCACGGTGTTCCTCTGTACCCTTCACACCTACCTGTATGGGTGGAACAGGTTCCTTAAACCCTCCACCTACAAATGGTACACTCCTCCTGGCTACATGCTCAGCCTGGTGTTGCCGTCTGTGGTGTTGGTTCTCAAGCTGTTGCTCCTGCTGCCCTGCGTGGACCGCACCCTCACCCGCATTCGACAGGGCTGGGAGAGGACAGACCTGGAGGATGACAACAAGAAACCACTGCTCACATAG